A stretch of Brassica rapa cultivar Chiifu-401-42 chromosome A08, CAAS_Brap_v3.01, whole genome shotgun sequence DNA encodes these proteins:
- the LOC103835969 gene encoding glutathione S-transferase U26: protein MADEVILLDYWPSMFGMRTKMALAEKGVSYEYIETDPWIKTPLLIEMNPIHKKIPVLIHKGKPICESLIQLEYIDEVWSGTYPMLPSDPYQKAQARFWADFIDKKFYDPSWKVWGTNGEEQVAAKKELLEHFKTLETELGDKTYYGGEVFGFLDIALMGYYSWFKAMEKFGEFSIETEFPKLTEWTKRCLERESVVKALTDSDKILEYAYVLRKKFGAE from the exons ATGGCGGACGAAGTGATTCTGCTTGATTACTGGCCAAGCATGTTCGGTATGAGGACGAAGATGGCTTTGGCTGAGAAAGGAGTGAGTTATGAGTACATCGAGACAGATCCATGGATTAAGACTCCTTTACTCATCGAGATGAATCCCATTCACAAGAAGATTCCTGTTCTCATCCACAAAGGTAAACCGATCTGTGAATCTCTTATCCAGCTCGAGTACATCGACGAGGTTTGGTCCGGTACATACCCAATGCTCCCCTCTGATCCTTACCAGAAAGCTCAAGCTAGGTTCTGGGCAGATTTCATTGACAAAAAG ttttATGACCCATCATGGAAAGTATGGGGAACAAATGGAGAAGAGCAAGTTGCAGCCAAGAAAGAACTGCTTGAACATTTTAAGACACTTGAAACAGAGCTTGGAGACAAAACTTACTACGGTGGGGAAGTGTTTGGGTTCCTAGACATAGCGTTGATGGGTTATTACAGCTGGTTCAAAGCTATGGAGAAGTTTGGTGAGTTCAGTATCGAAACAGAGTTCCCAAAGTTGACTGAGTGGACCAAGAGgtgtttagagagagagagcgtgGTTAAGGCATTGACGGATTCTGATAAGATCCTTGAGTATGCTTATGTCCTCAGGAAGAAGTTTGGAGCCGAGTAG
- the LOC103835970 gene encoding VQ motif-containing protein 1 — MSRVRSEPMKVVFINTRYIQTDARSFKSIVQELTGKNAVVAEGPFEFSAQGYGGKDSSHQYFGGGREAEGGVETTEFDRFFREMPPVGELFNLWSET; from the coding sequence ATGTCTAGAGTTAGGTCTGAGCCGATGAAGGTTGTCTTCATTAACACACGGTACATCCAGACAGATGCTCGGAGCTTCAAGTCGATTGTTCAAGAACTCACCGGTAAAAACGCCGTCGTCGCTGAGGGTCCTTTCGAATTCTCCGCTCAAGGGTACGGTGGAAAAGATTCATCACATCAGTATTTTGGCGGCGGAAGAGAAGCAGAGGGAGGTGTAGAGACGACGGAGTTCGATAGATTTTTTAGGGAGATGCCTCCGGTCGGCGAATTGTTTAATCTATGGTCAGAAACTTGA
- the LOC103835971 gene encoding interactor of constitutive active ROPs 1 gives MPRPRVSELSHGQASRLRTSSSTSHSNHPNRLLTTDRSSNKLGADRKSPRSGGGPPLGQKKLGGRISDLESQLGQAQEELRLLKDQLANAEAVKKQAQEELHEDTKSTKPNPLDGAEGSASEAEAIDRDEIPGDVEKETDVFEVPVEKIAIVEEEEDEKLVDEVKMLKARLYDMEKEHESLGKENESLKNQLTDSASEMSNVRAKEDEMASKVSQIGEELEESRADTAQLKEKLESMEEAKEALESEMKKLRVQTEQWRKAADAAAAVLSGETEMNGRDPSGGLFDPSAVVGFMDDTDDGFGSGKRKSSGKKMFGDLWKKKGHK, from the exons ATGCCAAGACCAAG AGTTTCAGAGTTGTCTCATGGGCAAGCTTCGAGGCTGAGGACATCATCATCTACATCTCACTCGAATCATCCCAACCGTCTGCTCACTACTGACCGGAGTTCTAATAAGCTTGGTGCTGACCGTAAATCTCCTAGAAGCGGCGGTGGACCTCCGCTTGGTCAGAAGAAACTTGGAGGCCGAATATCGGATCTAGAGTCGCAGCTAGGACAAGCACAAGAGGAGCTGAGACTGCTCAAAGACCAGTTGGCTAATGCTGAAGCTGTCAAGAAACAAGCTCAAGAAGAGCTTCATGAAGATACTAAATCAACCAAACCAAACCCTCTGGATGGAGCGGAGGGTTCTGCATCTGAAGCAGAAGCAATAGATAGAGACGAGATCCCTGGTGATGTGGAGAAAGAGACTGATGTGTTTGAGGTTCCTGTTGAGAAGATTGCtatagtagaagaagaagaagatgagaaacTTGTAGATGAGGTCAAGATGTTGAAAGCTAGACTGTATGATATGGAGAAAGAACATGAGTCACTAGGCAAAGAAAACGAGAGCTTAAAGAATCAGTTAACTGATTCAGCTTCTGAGATGTCTAACGTGAGAGCTAAAGAAGATGAGATGGCTTCAAAGGTGAGTCAGATTGGAGAAGAGTTGGAAGAAAGCAGGGCAGACACAGCTCAGCTAAAGGAGAAGCTTGAGTCCATGGAAGAGGCAAAAGAAGCTTTAGAGTCTGAGATGAAAAAACTCAGGGTTCAAACCGAGCAGTGGAGGAAGGCGGCAGATGCTGCAGCTGCGGTTCTCTCTGGAGAGACTGAGATGAACGGTCGGGATCCATCTGGTGGGTTGTTTGACCCGAGTGCGGTGGTTGGGTTCATGGATGATACTGATGATGGTTTTGGAAGTGGGAAGAGGAAGAGTTCAGGGAAGAAGATGTTTGGTGACTTGTGGAAGAAGAAAGGGCACAAGTGA